The sequence GATATGGGCTACAAATATGCCGAGCCTATTATTATGGTTACGCTTCCCGGGAAAAGTCCTGTTGTATTTGGTAAGGTCGATATTCCTAAAGCAGATGAGATAATTGAGAAATATATAAAGCACGGAGAGCTGGTGGATGGGATTGTACCTGAGAGTTATAAAACTATTTAATTTTTAGTGGTAAATAAAAAAATGATATGGGAATAAGTTGTGGAATAAAATTCACATTTCTGCCAAATTAATTATTGATAATGACAAAGATAAATCAGCATATACTTACTTGTGGAGGAACCGGATGTAGAGCCTCTGAAAGTAAAATATTAGCAGCCCGGTTGAAAGAGGAATTGAAAAATTTTGATTTAGACCAAAACGTTAAAGTTGTGGAAAGCGGATGCTTCGGATTTTGTGAAAAAGGACCGATAGTTAAATTACTGCCCGATAATACTTTCTATACTCAGGTAAAGCCTAAAGATGCTAAAGAAATTGTAGAAGAGCATGTTTTAAAGGGACGAAAAATAAGTCGTTTACTTTATAAGGATCCTACTACTAATGAAACTATTGATGAATCAAAATCGATGGGTTTCTACAAAAAACAAATACGTATAGCTACACGTAACTGTGGTTTTATCGATCCGGAAAATATTGGAGAATATGTAGCTCGCAATGGTTATGAAGCGCTGGGGAAAACTGTTTTTGAGTTGAAACCTGACGACATAATCAATACTATAAAAGCATCAGGACTTCGAGGAAGAGGTGGTGGAGGTTTTCCAACCGGATTGAAATGGGAACTTACTGCGAAATCGGAAAGCGAAAAAAAATATGTTGTTTGTAATGCAGATGAAGGGGATCCGGGAGCTTTTATGGACAGATCGATACTTGAAGGAGATCCGCATTCGGTATTAGAAGCAATGGCAATTTGCGGCTATGCAATTGGAGCAGATGAAGGATTAATTTACATCAGGGCAGAATACCCTTTGGCTATCGAAAGATTGAAAATAGCGATTAAGCAGGCAGAAGAAGTTGGTTTGATCGGAGATAATATTTTGGGATCGGATTTTAGCTTTAATATAAAGTTAAAATACGGTGCAGGAGCATTTGTATGCGGAGAAGAAACAGCGTTAATACATTCTATGGAGGGATTTAGAGGGGAACCTACTCTAAAACCTCCATTTCCTGCCGAACGAGGTTATTTCGATAAGCCGACAAATGTGAATAATGTTGAAACACTGGCTAATATTGCGGCTATAATAAATAAAGGTGCAGAGTGGTATTCAAGTATCGGTACCGAGAAATCGAAGGGAACGAAAGTTTTTGCCTTAGCCGGTAAAATAAATAATGTAGGCTTAATAGAAGTGCCTATGGGTACAACTCTTAGGGAAGTGATTTTTGATATTGGGGGAGGAATTAAAGACGGTAAAAAATTTAAAGCCGTACAAACAGGAGGTCCTTCCGGAGGATGTTTAACAGAGGAACATTTAGATACACATATAGATTTTGATAACCTATTGGCTATTGGATCTATGATGGGATCCGGAGGAATGATTGTAATGGACGAAGACGACTGTATGGTTTCAGTCGCCAAATTCTATCTTGAATTTACAGTAGAGGAATCATGCGGGAAATGTGCACCATGTAGAATAGGTAATAAGCGACTTCTTGAAATCCTTGAAAAAATATCAAATGGAAAAGGAACTCGTGATGATTTGTTCTTGCTTAGAAATATGAGTGAGGTAATAAAAGATTCTTCATTATGTGGCTTAGGACAGACCTCTCCAAATCCTGTTTTATCTACTCTGGATAATTTCTGGGATGAATTTGTTGAACATGTTGATGATAATAAGTGTAGAGCAGGACAGTGTAAATCGATGTTGAAATATGTGATCAGCGAAGATGACTGTGTTGGATGTACTGCATGTTTCAGAGTTTGTCCTACCGGTGCAATTACCGGAAGCAAAAAAGAAGTTCATATTATAAATCAGGATTTGTGCATTAAATGTGGAGCTTGTATGGATAAGTGTCATTTCGAATCAATTGAGCTAATCGCATAACTATCATGGGAAAAATAAATATAGAAATAGATAATAAAAAAATACAGGTAGAAGAAGGATCTACTGTATTGGAAGCAGCCAAATCTCTGGGGATTGATATACCAACTCTTTGTCATATGAATCTTCACGATTTGGATGTTGAAAATAAGCCTGCCGGTTGTAGGGTTTGTACTGTTGAGATTGAAGGGAGAAGAAATTTAGCACCTTCATGCGCCACAGATGTTTACGAAGGAATGAAAATTAAAACCAGTACAATGCGTGTTATTAATGCACGACGTACAGTAATGGAGTTTATTCTTTCCGATCACCCTAAAGATTGTCTGGTTTGTGCCAAAAACGGTGTTTGCGATTTGCAGGATATGGCAGCAAAATTAGGAGTTCGCGAAATTCCTAATCAGGAGATTTATGAAATGTCAACTTACCGACTTGATACTTCGCCTTCCATTGTTAGAAATATGGATAAGTGTATCATGTGCCGTAAGTGTGAAACTATGTGTAACGAGGTGCAGACAGTGGGTGCTTTACACGCAGTAGGACGTGGATTTGAGTCAGTGGTTAGTACACCTTTCCATATGGATTTGGAGGATACAACCTGTACTTATTGCGGTCAGTGTGTTGCTGTTTGTCCTACCGCTGCATTAACTGAAGTTGATCATACAAATAATGTTATCAGAGCTATATCAGACCCTAAGAAGACTGTTGTAGTACAAACTGCTCCGGCAGTACGTGCGGCTCTTGGAGAAGAGTTTGGTATGGAACCGGGTAATTTAGTTACCGGTCAAATGGTTTCAGGGCTAAGGGCTTTAGGCTTCGATTATGTTTTTGATACCGATTTTGCTGCCGATGTTACCATTATGGAAGAAGGTACTGAGTTGCTTGACAGGCTGGGTAAACACCTTGCCGGTGATAAAGATGTAAAATTGCCAATACTCACTTCCTGTTGTCCGGGTTGGGTAAATTTCTTCGAGACTCAGTTTCCCGATATGTTAGATATACCATCAACGGCACGTTCTCCTCAACAGATTTTTGGTTCTATTGCCAAAACATATTTTGCGGATAAGCTTGAAATCAATAGAAAAGATATGGTTGTGGTTTCTATCATGCCGTGTCTGGCCAAAAAATATGAAGCTCAACGTGATGAGTTTAAAGTAGATGAAAATCCTGATGTTGATTACTCTATTACAACCCGTGAGTTGGCACAGCTGATGAAACAAGCTAACATGAACCTTGTAAATCTGCCGGAAGAAGATTTCGATCAACCTATGGGAGAGTCAACCGGAGCCGGTGTTATTTTCGGAACAACAGGAGGTGTAATCGAGGCCGCTACCCGTACAGCTTACGAAGTTCACACTAAGAAAGAGCTGGAAAACGTTGAGTTTAAACAGTTGAGAGGTATGGAAGGTATACGCGAAGCAACGATAGATTTTGACGGATTAGATATAAAAATAGGTATTGCTCACGGACTTGGAAATGCACGCAAGCTGCTTGAAGATATACGTTCAGGGAAATCAGAATTTCACGCGATTGAAGTTATGGCTTGTCCGGGTGGATGTATTGGTGGAGGCGGACAGCCTTATCACCACGGTGATTCTGGTATTCTTAAGAAAAGAGCTCAGGCACTTTATAGAGAAGACGAAGGTAAAGCTAAGAGAAAATCTCATTTAAATCCGGCCGTAAAAAAGGTTTATGAAGATTTTCTGGGAGCTCCGATGAGTGAGAAAGCACACCATCTGTTGCATACTAATTATTTTAATAAGTGTGCCACCGGACCAGAGATTGTTAATGATTAAAAATATTGTTTGAGGTTTGATGTTCGATGTTTGCGGTTAATAGCCCCAAACATCAACTCCCAAACCCCAAACTCCAAACATTAGAATTATGTCAATAGTTTGTGAAAAAGATAAATTACAGTTACAGCACCAATTGCGAATAAAAGAAATTTGCAAGGGTTTTAATGGTAAACATTCAGAGTTGATAAATATACTTCACGCCTGTCAGGGCTACTTTGGTTATTTGCCTGCCGAAGTACAGGAAGCAATTGCAATGGAAATTAATATGCCGGTTTCGAAAGTATACGGAGTAGTTACTTTCTATTCTTTCTTTACTATGAAACCTAAAGGGAGATTCCCAATTTCTATTTGTACCGGAACAGCCTGCTATGTAAGAGGTGCTGATAAATTAATAGATGAATTTAATCGTGAATTAGGAATCGATCTTGGTCAAACAACCGAAGATGGTAAGTTTTCTATGAGTAGTTTACGATGCGTGGGAGCATGTGGATTGGCTCCGGTTGTTATGATAGGAGATAAAACTTATGGTCATGTTTCGCCAAATAAGGTGAAAAAGATTTTGAAAGAGTATAAGGATGAGGAATAAGTAACGTCATTCAGGTTAAGTGATAGTAAAGAGAAAAAAGAATGAAATTCATACCACAAGAATATAAAATTAAGGATGAGCCAATGAAAGAATTCATCGATAAAGATGAATTATGGGACTTCATTGACAATGCCGATACCAGTGCTGAAAATATAAGGGCAATTATTGCAAAATCAATATCTAAAGAAAGATTGAATTTAGCAGAAGTTGCCAGTTTAGTACAAACTACCGACCCTGGTTTAGTAGAAGAAATTAAAGAAGGCGCACGATTGCTTAAACGTAAAGTATATGGAAACAGAATAGTTTTATTTGCTCCATTATATGTTGGTAATTTATGCGCAAACAATTGCGAATATTGTGGTTTTAAAGCTTCGAACAAGGAAGCGAAGAGAGTTACGCTGAACAACCGGCAGTTAGTGGAAAATGTTGAAGCCTTAGAAGATAATGGTCATAAACGTTTGATTTTGGTATATGGTGAGCACAAAAACTATTCACCGGAATTTATTGCTGAAAATGTAAAAGCTGTTTACAAAGTAAAGAAAGGAAATGGCGAAATCAGACGTGTAAATATCAATGCTGCACCACTGGATATTGAAGGTTTCAGAACAGTTAAAGAAGCCGGAATTGGAACTTTCCAGGTTTTTCAGGAAACATATCATACGGAGGCCTACTCAAAATACCATACAAAAGGTAAAAAAGCTGATTTCGGAAACAGATTGACATCATTAGACAGAGCACAGGAAGCAGGATTGGACGATGTAGGTATCGGTGCTCTATTCGGTTTGTACGACTGGCGTTTCGAAGTAATGGGGCTGGTACGTCATACCAATCACCTGGAGGCTTGTTATAATGTTGGTCCGCATACTATTTCTTTCCCGCGTATTCAGGATGCTCTGGAAAATAATGTTTCAGAAGAACATTTGGTAAGTGATGAAGATTTTACGAAGCTGGTTGCGATATTAAGATTAGCGGTTCCATACACAGGATTGATTCTTACGGCGCGTGAGCCACAGGAAATAAGAAAAGAAGTTTTACAGTTTGGATGTTCACAGGTTGATGCCGGTACCAAAATAGAAATGGGAGCTTATGCGGAGGATACATTAAAAAAGCAAAAATTAAATAATGAGCAGTTCCAGATAAACGATGAGCGTTCGTTAGCAGATGTTATTGATGAATTGATTGAAACTGATTACCTGCCTTCTTTTTGTACTGCCTGTTACAGAGCAGGTAGAACCGGTGAGCATTTTATGGAATTCTCGGTTCCCGGCTTTATCAAAAAGTTCTGTACTCCAAATGCGATTTTAACATTGGCAGAATATGTAGAAGATTATGCCAGACCGGAATCGAAAGATAAAGGTTGGAGTTTGATAGACAAGAATTTGATTGATTTAGAACCAAAATTAAAATCGAAAGTTGAAAAACGATTGGAGTTGGTTAAAGAAGGAGAGAGAGATTTGTATTTTTAGATTAGTAAAAGAGTAGATGAGTAATGGAGTAGAAGAGTAAAAGAGGTTTATTGATTATTCTGTTTCACTGCATTACTGTTTCATAGAATCACTAATAACATGAAAAAACCTAAAGACATAAAACCACACATAGGAATTTTCGGCAGACGAAATACCGGAAAAAGTTCTTTTATTAACTTTTTGAGCGGGCAGGAAACTTCTATTGTTTCTCCTGAAGCCGGAACAACTACTGATCCTGTGAAAAAATCTATTGAAATTTTTGGAATAGGACCTGCTGTTATTATTGATACTGCCGGGATTGATGACGTAGGCGAATTAGGAAAAAAGCGTATTGAAAAATCAATAAAAGCTATTGACCTGATAGATATGGCTGTATTGATTATTTCCGGGAACCTGTTCGGTGAATTTGAAATTGATCTGCTTAATAGTTTCGAAAAGAAGAAAGTTCCTTTTTTGATTATTCACAATAAGGTTGATGTTGATGTATTGCATCCGGAACTTTTACTTAATATTAAAGAAAAAACAGGTTCTGAATGTCTGCAAATTTCAACTTTTAATAAAAAAGATAAAGAAGCTGTAATTGAAGATTTCAAAAAAACAATTCCCGAAACAGCCTATAAAAACAAAGCTCTTTTTGATGGTTTGTTGAAACAAAAGAGCACTGTTTTGTTGGTTACTCCGATAGATTCTGAAGCTCCGGAAGGTAGAATGATCCTGCCTCAGGTTATGGCTATTCGTAATGTTTTGGACGAAAACTCTATTTGCGTGGTTGTAAAAGAAAGTGAATTGTACGATGTAATGTCGTGGGGAATGAAATTTGATTTGGTTGTTACCGATAGTCAGGCGTTTGACTATGTATCAAAGATGGTTCCGCAAGATACTTTACTAACGAGTTTTTCAATTCTTTTTGCAAGGCTGAAAAGCGATTTCTATCATTATTTAGGCGGTACAAGCAGGATTTCGTCACTAAGTGACGGAGATAAAGTTTTGATACTTGAATCTTGCACTCATCAGGTAAGTTGTGACGATATCGGGAGATTTAAGATTCCAAAATGGCTGACTGATTTTACCGGTAAAAAATTAGACTATGAGTTTATTTCAGGATTTGATATTCCCGAAGAAGATATAGAAAAATACTCTCTGGTAGTACAATGTGGAGGTTGCGTAGTAACAAAAAAGCAGTTACAAAACAGAATTCAACCGGCTATTGATGCAAGAATACCTGTTACTAATTACGGGATGGCGATAGCTTATGTAAACGGTATTTTTGAAAGAGCGATTAAACCGTTTTTTGCTATAGAGACTGAGAGAGCCGGAATAAGAGATTAAAGGATTATAGGATTAGTTAATCATATTATCTGAAAAAATGATTCAAAAAATATTAAATACCGAAAACTACACAAAACAAAATCTGGTCAAACTTCTTCAGTCGGAAGGTAATGACAGGAAATTACTGTTTTCTAAATCATCAGCTGTAAAAGAAGAACATATCGCAAATATAGTTTATTTGCGTGCCCTGATAGAATTTTCCAATCACTGCGAAAAAGACTGTTTGTATTGCGGAATAAGGAAAAGTAATTCATCCCCAAAAAGATATACAATTCCTCAGGAAGAAGTAAATAAAACAATAGATTCAGCCATAAATAAAGGATATTCTTCTATTGTAATTCAAGCCGGAGAATGTAAGGATGAAGAGTTTATAGAAACGATCAATAATGCTCTTATTTATGCAAAAGAGCAGAGTGGGAATAAATTAGGAATTACACTATCACTGGGCGAGCAGGAAAAATCAACTTATCAAAAGTGGTTTGATTTGGGAGCTCACAGATATTTACTGCGAATAGAATCGTCTAGTAAAGAGCTGTTCGAAACTATACATCCCCGAAACGAAAATCATTCTTTTGAAACCAGACTACAAAAGCTTAAAGAACTAAAAGAAATTGGATTTCAGGTAGGTACAGGAGTTATGATTGGTTTACCAAATCAAACTTTGGAAGATTTAGCCGATGATTTACTTTTTATGAAAGCTTTCGATATTGATATGTGTGGAATGGGACCATATATTGTTAGTCCTGATACGCCATTAGCAAAACTTGCTCATAAAATTCCATCTGAAGAAAGTAGAATTGATTTGAGTTTGAAGATGATTGCGCTTTTAAGACTTTTGATGAATGATATTAATATAGCTTCTACAACGGCTCTTCAAACATTGACGGAAAGAGCCAGAGAGGAAGGGATTAAAGTAGGTGCAAATATTATTATGCCAAATCTTACAGCCGTAGATTTTAAAGAGAGCTATAAACTTTATAATAAGAAAACCGATCTTAAATCGCACGATGATACCTTAGCAGCTATTAACCTGCAGATGGAAAGAGTTGGCCATAAAGTTGAAATTGGAAAATGGGGAGATTCTTTACATTTTGAAAAAAAGTGTTGCCATAAACTTATTTGATATTAATTAGCAAAACCTTTTACCCCATCTCCTTCTTTATAATGTTCGTTTACACTTACAGGTAATGTTGCCGAAAGGTGTTTTCCTCTGATTAAAAGATCTGAAACAGACTTATGGAAAAATTCATTTTCCTGATATGTAATAATTATGTTTTCTGCCATTTCAACATTTTCGAAATGGTTTAAGGCATAAGCATTTCCAAATAGAATAAAAGTTACTTTTTTACTTGAGAATAACTCTTTTAGAACCGGTAATGCCTGAACCGGAATATCAAAATTATTAATTGGCTTTATGTTTAAACCGTGAACTGATATTACAATCCTGTCATGATTTTTTATATCTCCGACTATTTTTTTCAGTGCAGAAATTTCATTTTCAGTATTCCATGAGAAATGATCGTTATTAGGGAAACTATCAACTAAGCTTTCTGCAAAGCTGTTTGTATATGTTCTCTGTACTGCTGCCTGTTGATGGTGTTGGATCTGAGCCCATTTTGAAAGTGAAATATCTTTATTGCTGATGTACAGAAATGCAGTTGAACTATTTTTATCTACTGAAATTTTTCCGTTGTATTTCAATAATGTAGTTGCTGCATCGGCCAGCTTTTCGTTTAATCTGTCGCTCTCTTCATTATTGATTTCTTCAACTATGTTTTCGAGCTTTACATTCTGTATTTTATCCAGTTTCATCCATTGTTTTACGGCGAGAATTTCACGACATTTATCTTCTATATATTTCTCGGAAATATTAGAGTTGAGAACATCAGAGTGAATTTTATTTATTGCTTTTTCCAGATCAGTGCTTAGTGAAATCATATCATTACCTGCGTAAATGGCAATAGGGTCTGCTTCACCGGCATTGTAGAAATTTGTAATTCCCTGCATATCGAAAGCGTCACTGATAACCAAACCTTTGAAATTAAGCTTT comes from Bacteroidota bacterium and encodes:
- a CDS encoding NADH-quinone oxidoreductase subunit NuoF yields the protein MTKINQHILTCGGTGCRASESKILAARLKEELKNFDLDQNVKVVESGCFGFCEKGPIVKLLPDNTFYTQVKPKDAKEIVEEHVLKGRKISRLLYKDPTTNETIDESKSMGFYKKQIRIATRNCGFIDPENIGEYVARNGYEALGKTVFELKPDDIINTIKASGLRGRGGGGFPTGLKWELTAKSESEKKYVVCNADEGDPGAFMDRSILEGDPHSVLEAMAICGYAIGADEGLIYIRAEYPLAIERLKIAIKQAEEVGLIGDNILGSDFSFNIKLKYGAGAFVCGEETALIHSMEGFRGEPTLKPPFPAERGYFDKPTNVNNVETLANIAAIINKGAEWYSSIGTEKSKGTKVFALAGKINNVGLIEVPMGTTLREVIFDIGGGIKDGKKFKAVQTGGPSGGCLTEEHLDTHIDFDNLLAIGSMMGSGGMIVMDEDDCMVSVAKFYLEFTVEESCGKCAPCRIGNKRLLEILEKISNGKGTRDDLFLLRNMSEVIKDSSLCGLGQTSPNPVLSTLDNFWDEFVEHVDDNKCRAGQCKSMLKYVISEDDCVGCTACFRVCPTGAITGSKKEVHIINQDLCIKCGACMDKCHFESIELIA
- a CDS encoding NADH-dependent [FeFe] hydrogenase, group A6; the protein is MGKINIEIDNKKIQVEEGSTVLEAAKSLGIDIPTLCHMNLHDLDVENKPAGCRVCTVEIEGRRNLAPSCATDVYEGMKIKTSTMRVINARRTVMEFILSDHPKDCLVCAKNGVCDLQDMAAKLGVREIPNQEIYEMSTYRLDTSPSIVRNMDKCIMCRKCETMCNEVQTVGALHAVGRGFESVVSTPFHMDLEDTTCTYCGQCVAVCPTAALTEVDHTNNVIRAISDPKKTVVVQTAPAVRAALGEEFGMEPGNLVTGQMVSGLRALGFDYVFDTDFAADVTIMEEGTELLDRLGKHLAGDKDVKLPILTSCCPGWVNFFETQFPDMLDIPSTARSPQQIFGSIAKTYFADKLEINRKDMVVVSIMPCLAKKYEAQRDEFKVDENPDVDYSITTRELAQLMKQANMNLVNLPEEDFDQPMGESTGAGVIFGTTGGVIEAATRTAYEVHTKKELENVEFKQLRGMEGIREATIDFDGLDIKIGIAHGLGNARKLLEDIRSGKSEFHAIEVMACPGGCIGGGGQPYHHGDSGILKKRAQALYREDEGKAKRKSHLNPAVKKVYEDFLGAPMSEKAHHLLHTNYFNKCATGPEIVND
- the nuoE gene encoding NADH-quinone oxidoreductase subunit NuoE, with product MSIVCEKDKLQLQHQLRIKEICKGFNGKHSELINILHACQGYFGYLPAEVQEAIAMEINMPVSKVYGVVTFYSFFTMKPKGRFPISICTGTACYVRGADKLIDEFNRELGIDLGQTTEDGKFSMSSLRCVGACGLAPVVMIGDKTYGHVSPNKVKKILKEYKDEE
- the hydG gene encoding [FeFe] hydrogenase H-cluster radical SAM maturase HydG; translated protein: MKFIPQEYKIKDEPMKEFIDKDELWDFIDNADTSAENIRAIIAKSISKERLNLAEVASLVQTTDPGLVEEIKEGARLLKRKVYGNRIVLFAPLYVGNLCANNCEYCGFKASNKEAKRVTLNNRQLVENVEALEDNGHKRLILVYGEHKNYSPEFIAENVKAVYKVKKGNGEIRRVNINAAPLDIEGFRTVKEAGIGTFQVFQETYHTEAYSKYHTKGKKADFGNRLTSLDRAQEAGLDDVGIGALFGLYDWRFEVMGLVRHTNHLEACYNVGPHTISFPRIQDALENNVSEEHLVSDEDFTKLVAILRLAVPYTGLILTAREPQEIRKEVLQFGCSQVDAGTKIEMGAYAEDTLKKQKLNNEQFQINDERSLADVIDELIETDYLPSFCTACYRAGRTGEHFMEFSVPGFIKKFCTPNAILTLAEYVEDYARPESKDKGWSLIDKNLIDLEPKLKSKVEKRLELVKEGERDLYF
- the hydF gene encoding [FeFe] hydrogenase H-cluster maturation GTPase HydF, which codes for MKKPKDIKPHIGIFGRRNTGKSSFINFLSGQETSIVSPEAGTTTDPVKKSIEIFGIGPAVIIDTAGIDDVGELGKKRIEKSIKAIDLIDMAVLIISGNLFGEFEIDLLNSFEKKKVPFLIIHNKVDVDVLHPELLLNIKEKTGSECLQISTFNKKDKEAVIEDFKKTIPETAYKNKALFDGLLKQKSTVLLVTPIDSEAPEGRMILPQVMAIRNVLDENSICVVVKESELYDVMSWGMKFDLVVTDSQAFDYVSKMVPQDTLLTSFSILFARLKSDFYHYLGGTSRISSLSDGDKVLILESCTHQVSCDDIGRFKIPKWLTDFTGKKLDYEFISGFDIPEEDIEKYSLVVQCGGCVVTKKQLQNRIQPAIDARIPVTNYGMAIAYVNGIFERAIKPFFAIETERAGIRD
- the hydE gene encoding [FeFe] hydrogenase H-cluster radical SAM maturase HydE — encoded protein: MIQKILNTENYTKQNLVKLLQSEGNDRKLLFSKSSAVKEEHIANIVYLRALIEFSNHCEKDCLYCGIRKSNSSPKRYTIPQEEVNKTIDSAINKGYSSIVIQAGECKDEEFIETINNALIYAKEQSGNKLGITLSLGEQEKSTYQKWFDLGAHRYLLRIESSSKELFETIHPRNENHSFETRLQKLKELKEIGFQVGTGVMIGLPNQTLEDLADDLLFMKAFDIDMCGMGPYIVSPDTPLAKLAHKIPSEESRIDLSLKMIALLRLLMNDINIASTTALQTLTERAREEGIKVGANIIMPNLTAVDFKESYKLYNKKTDLKSHDDTLAAINLQMERVGHKVEIGKWGDSLHFEKKCCHKLI
- a CDS encoding glycoside hydrolase family 3 N-terminal domain-containing protein, translated to MSAAPYKKYLDSKWVNKKLQSLNLKEKIGQLFIVEAFSTDIESENVYRVIESIKKFNIGGITFFQGNIKNQAYLTNKFQQEAKIPIFINIDAEWGLGMRLDDAVTFPYNMALGAIEEDSLIYDYAKNLAKQLKRIGSQSPLAPVVDINNNPENPVINYRSFGENKYRVANKGVAFIKGLQSENILDNAKHFPGHGDTDTDSHLGMPVLNHSFEQIDEIDLYPFKKMIEAGASSIMSAHLHIPSIDNEKDIPASLSKKAINELLKEKLNFKGLVISDAFDMQGITNFYNAGEADPIAIYAGNDMISLSTDLEKAINKIHSDVLNSNISEKYIEDKCREILAVKQWMKLDKIQNVKLENIVEEINNEESDRLNEKLADAATTLLKYNGKISVDKNSSTAFLYISNKDISLSKWAQIQHHQQAAVQRTYTNSFAESLVDSFPNNDHFSWNTENEISALKKIVGDIKNHDRIVISVHGLNIKPINNFDIPVQALPVLKELFSSKKVTFILFGNAYALNHFENVEMAENIIITYQENEFFHKSVSDLLIRGKHLSATLPVSVNEHYKEGDGVKGFAN